One Cotesia glomerata isolate CgM1 linkage group LG8, MPM_Cglom_v2.3, whole genome shotgun sequence genomic window carries:
- the LOC123270679 gene encoding uncharacterized protein LOC123270679 isoform X2 → MPIQKKTKSKKRIISSSSSSENEESGINNIPMPPATYVSQKDQQPPPTFKTPISSHHSISENQVKSSDSTYKSMSSFNNTDENNTDNDSVGIPLASLSQDPDFFRKDGAQSPRLNNDSNSIENLRDSLNVSPRAIPQIRNIPLRIIRDYSRQSSIKQPSSPPIQPLAELKDDDQMSLLGSDTHGHGCC, encoded by the exons ATGCCTATACAAAAAA aaactaaaagtaaaaagaGGATAATATCATCGTCAAGTTCTTCTGAAAATGAGG AGAGcggaataaataatataccaATGCCACCTGCCACGTACGTGAGCCAAAAGGATCAGCAACCACCACCAACATTTAAAACTCCTATATCATCTCATCATAGTATAAGTGAAAATCAAGTCAAGAGTTCAGATTCAACTTATAAATCGATGAGCTCTTTTAATAATACCGATGAGAATAATACTGATAATGATTCAGTTGGGATTCCGCTTGCAAGTTTATCACAAGATCCTGATTTTTTTCGGAAGGATGGTGCTCAATCTCCTcgtttaaataatgactctaaTAGTATTG aaaATCTTCGAGATTCATTGAACGTATCTCCGCGTGCAATACCTCAGATAAGAA atatTCCGCTTAGAATCATAAGGGATTACTCTCGTCAATCAAGCATTAAACAACCGTCCTCTCCCCCTATTCAACCTCTTGCAGAACTTAAAGATGATGACCAGATGTCTTTGCTTGGTTCAGATACTCATGGTCACGGCTGTTGTT GA
- the LOC123270679 gene encoding uncharacterized protein LOC123270679 isoform X1, producing MPIQKKTKSKKRIISSSSSSENEESGINNIPMPPATYVSQKDQQPPPTFKTPISSHHSISENQVKSSDSTYKSMSSFNNTDENNTDNDSVGIPLASLSQDPDFFRKDGAQSPRLNNDSNSIENLRDSLNVSPRAIPQIRSIKKSNIPLRIIRDYSRQSSIKQPSSPPIQPLAELKDDDQMSLLGSDTHGHGCC from the exons ATGCCTATACAAAAAA aaactaaaagtaaaaagaGGATAATATCATCGTCAAGTTCTTCTGAAAATGAGG AGAGcggaataaataatataccaATGCCACCTGCCACGTACGTGAGCCAAAAGGATCAGCAACCACCACCAACATTTAAAACTCCTATATCATCTCATCATAGTATAAGTGAAAATCAAGTCAAGAGTTCAGATTCAACTTATAAATCGATGAGCTCTTTTAATAATACCGATGAGAATAATACTGATAATGATTCAGTTGGGATTCCGCTTGCAAGTTTATCACAAGATCCTGATTTTTTTCGGAAGGATGGTGCTCAATCTCCTcgtttaaataatgactctaaTAGTATTG aaaATCTTCGAGATTCATTGAACGTATCTCCGCGTGCAATACCTCAGATAAGAAGTATCAAGAAATcca atatTCCGCTTAGAATCATAAGGGATTACTCTCGTCAATCAAGCATTAAACAACCGTCCTCTCCCCCTATTCAACCTCTTGCAGAACTTAAAGATGATGACCAGATGTCTTTGCTTGGTTCAGATACTCATGGTCACGGCTGTTGTT GA